The following are from one region of the Passer domesticus isolate bPasDom1 chromosome 13, bPasDom1.hap1, whole genome shotgun sequence genome:
- the HMMR gene encoding hyaluronan mediated motility receptor isoform X2, producing the protein MLMKEKKKQKALEKEIRALVRERGEQDKKLHALDEDLAKIEAKLSAAVQEKTSLAANVACLKKQLLELTRSNELLKSKLSEDGVQKKMSSLCMELMKLRNMRDAKEKTALAKQENMEMKLQEMQRNLEHSKGKVAQLQEKLSATEREKVEEKSDIEKLLEYITELSSVAETAEKYKLEVAQMEETISKKDQDIEVLRNTLKAKEEESCKLMKELNERCQLLQQEKEKEASEAKEQFLSMNAEIEDLKKKIDLVEQEHQKLLQKHEEVISQLQQEKESSASMQQKLLEFEDEVTSERHLLEEELNGTMKELNKLHAKEKKAEKLVKRLEQEIKSQGLELAQMEKELKGKSAELEQIKAMHSSAVLKIQEEHSNTLQELGKITANFESYQKTSAEEICSFKLENSSLREEVANLKKVVQENLQLLQEAEYTKNKANEEYARMLLEVQTKLALKEAEMERTKESCLAQMTKLQEKLEEQTEDLKRELEAERSRKTISEDVTSSLNKEIKTWRKLYEDLHNKVKPFQQQLDAFEAEKNALLEEHGAAQEELNKLSHAYAKLLGHQNMKQKIKHVMKLKEDNAHLKQDVSKLRALLAKEKQTNRQLQEQLCAVQGVKRFDPSKAFQQDSKENIPPKTPLKEGNKNKV; encoded by the exons ATGcttatgaaagagaaaaagaaacagaaggcCCTGGAGAAGGAG ATTCGTGCATTAGTGAGAGAACGTGGAGAGCAGGATAAAAAACTACATGCTCTGGATGAAGATCTGGCTAAGATTGAAGCAAAGCTGAGTGCTGCAGTTCAGGAGAAAACCTCTCTTGCAGCAAATGTTGCATGCCTGAAGAAACAGCTTCTGGAGTTAACAAGAAGCAATGAGCTACTAAAATCAAAG CTGTCTGAAGATGGTGTGCAGAAGAAAATGAGCAGCTTGTGCATGGAGTTGATGAAGCTCAGAAACATGAGGGATGCTAAGGAAAAG actGCACTGGCAAAGCAGGAAAACATGGAAATGAAGCTGCAGGAAATGCAAAGGAATCTAGAGCATTCAAAAGGAAAAGTAGCACAGTTACAAGAAAAACT GTCTGCTACTGAGAGAGAGAAAGTTGAAGAGAAGTCTGACATTGAAAAACTCCTGGAATATATTACAGAGCTCAG TAGTGTTGCAGAAACAGCTGAGAAATACAAACTAGAAGTTGCCCAAATGGAAGAGACAATAAGTAAGAAAGACCAAGATATTGAGGTACTGAGGAATACTCTCAAAGCAAAAGAGGAAGAGTCATGTAAACTGATGAAAGAACTTAATGAGAGGTGTCAATTGCTTCAACAAGAGAAAG AGAAAGAGGCATCTGAGGCCAAAGAACAGTTCCTGAGTATGAATGCTGAAATAGaagacctgaaaaaaaaaattgatttggTGGAACAAGAACACCAAAAACTTCTTCAGAAACATGAGGAGGTAATCTCTCAGCTGCAGCAAGAGAAG GAGTCATCAGCATCAATGCAGCAGAAGTTACTAGAGTTTGAAGATGAAGTTACAAGTGAGAGACATCTTCTGGAAGAAGAGCTGAATGGTACCATGAAGGAGCTGAATAAATTGCATGcaaaggagaagaaagctgAAAAGCTGGTGAAGCGACTGGAACAAGAAATCAAATCTCAAGGTCTTGAACTTGCACAGATGGAAAAAGAGTTGAAAGG GAAGAGTGCAGAGCTGGAGCAAATCAAGGCAATGCATAGCAGTGCTGTATTGAAAATCCAAGAAGAGCACAGCAATACACTGCAGGAACTTGGAAAGATTACTGCCAACTTTGAAAG CTACCAGAAAACATCAGCTGAAGAAATTTGCAGTTTTAAACTGGAGAATTCTTCTCTGCGAGAAGAAGTTGCCAACCTAAAAAAAGTAGTCCAGGAGAATCTGCAGTTGCTTCAAGAAGCAGAATACactaaaaacaaagcaaatgaagAATATGCAAG GATGCTCTTAGAAGTCCAGACCAAGCTTGCACTAAAAGAAGCAGAAATGGAGCGAACAAAAGAGTCTTGCCTTGCACAAATGACTAAACTTCAAGAAAAGCTTGAGGAGCAAACTGAAGATCTGAAAAGAGAACTTGAAGCAGAAAGATCAAG GAAAACCATAAGTGAAGATGTGACCTCTAGCTTAAACAAAGAGATCAAGACCTGGCGTAAACTGTATGAAGATTTACATAACAAAGTTAAGCCTTTTCAG CAACAACTAGATGCTTTTGAAGCAGAGAAGAATGCTCTCTTGGAGGAGCATGGGGCAGCCCAAGAAGAACTGAATAAACTGAGTCATGCATATGCTAAACTGCTTGGCCACCAGAACATGAAGCAAAAAATCAAGCATGTTATGAAGCTGAAGGAAGACAATGCCCACCTGAAGCAG GATGTCTCAAAGCTGCGTGCATTGCTAGCCAAGGAGAAGCAAACCAACAGACAGCTTCAGGAGCAGCTGTGTGCAGTACAGGGCGTTAAGCGTTTTGATCCTTCCAAAGCTTTCCAGCAGGATAGCAAGGAAAATATTCCTCCAAAAACACCTTTAAAAGAAG GTAATAAAAACAAAGTTTGA
- the CCNG1 gene encoding cyclin-G1, translated as MIDTLASGAARDPVLELPAMLEQELRAQPRAAGLRLLEAAHDNGLRMTARLRDFEVKDLLSLTQFFGFHTETFSLAVNFLDRFLSKMKVQPKHLGCVGLSCFYLAVKASEEERNVPLATDLIRISQYRFTVSDMMRMEKIILEKLCWKVKAITAFQFLQLYHSFIHENLSCERRKYLNFERLETQLKACHCRIMFSKAKPSVLALSILALEIEEQKLLELTEALEFLQLHSKISNRELTFWKELVLKCLTEYSSSKCSKPNVQKLKWIVSGRTARQLKHSYYRITHLPTIPETTS; from the exons ATGATCGATACCCTGGCGAGCGGCGCGGCTCGGGACCCGGTGCTCGAGCTGCCCGCgatgctggagcaggagctgcgggctcagccccgggcCGCCGGCCTCCGCCTGCTCGAGGCTGCCCACGACAACGGCCTGCGAATGACCGCCCGGCTGCGAGACTTCGAAGTGAAAGATCTCCTCAGCTTAACTCAGTTCTTTGGCTTCCACACTGAGACCTTCTCTCTAGCTGTGAATTTCTTAGATAGATTCTTGTCAAAAATGAAG GTACAGCCTAAACACTTGGGCTGCGTTGGACTCAGCTGCTTCTACTTGGCTGTGAAGGCATcagaagaagagagaaatgtGCCCTTAGCCACTGACTTAATTCGAATAAGCCAGTATAGGTTCACTGTTTCTGATATGATGAGAATGGAGAAAATCATTCTGGAGAAATTGTGTTGGAAAGTCAAAGCTATAACAGCCTTCCAATTTCTACAGCTCTATCATTCATTCATTCACGAGAATTTAAGCTGTGAAAG GAGAAAATACCTTAATTTTGAGAGACTTGAGACCCAGCTTAAGGCCTGTCACTGCAGAATCATGTTTTCTAAAGCCAAG CCTTCTGTCTTGGCACTGTCTATTTTGGCACTAGAGATAGAAGAACAAAAACTGCTGGAGTTGACGGAGGCATTGGAATTTCTACAGTTACATTCCAAG ATAAGCAACAGAGAATTGACCTTCTGGAAGGAGCTAGTGTTGAAGTGCCTTACGGAATATTCCTCAAGCAAGTGTTCCAAACCAAATGtgcagaaattaaaatggaTTGTGTCTGGACGTACAGCTCGGCAGCTGAAACATAGCTACTACAGAATAACACACCTTCCTACCATTCCAGAGACCACCTCATAA
- the NUDCD2 gene encoding nudC domain-containing protein 2, with protein MSAPFEERSGVVPCATPWGRWYQTLEEVFIEVRVPPGTRAKDVRCSLRSRHISLAVGGQELLQGKLFDSTVTDEGTWTLEDRQLIRIVLMKTNRDAGNCWTSLLENEYAADPWVQDQMQRKLTLERFQRENPGFDFSGAEISGNYSKGGPDFSSLEK; from the exons ATGTCGGCTCCGTTCGAGGAGCGCAGCGGCGTGGTGCCCTGCGCGACGCCCTGGGGCCGCTGGTACCAGACGCTGGAGGAGGTGTTCATCGAGGTGCGCGTCCCGCCGGGCACCCGCGCCAAGGACGTGCGCTGCAGCCTGCGGAGCCGGCACATCTCCCTGGCCGTGGGcggccaggagctgctgcag GGTAAACTTTTTGACTCTACAGTAACTGATGAAGGAACGTGGACCTTAG AAGACAGGCAGCTGATACGAATTGTTCTGATGAAGACAAATAGAGATGCTGGAAATTGTTGGACATCTCTGTTAGAAAATGAATATGCTGCTGATCCTTGGGTACAGGACCAGATGCAAAGGAAGCTTACACTGGAGCGATTCCAAAGAGAA AACCCTGGTTTTGACTTCAGTGGGGCAGAAATTTCTGGAAACTACAGCAAAGGAGGACCAGACTTTTCTAGTCTTGAAAAGTGA
- the HMMR gene encoding hyaluronan mediated motility receptor isoform X1: MAAARAPLRRPPPRDGSAARTPLQGSCNVKPSGGVGGLLSSEACQGVGKQKSETNLSSEKSAPTPVTARRLTSLGSTPANGIVKSKKDLMLMKEKKKQKALEKEIRALVRERGEQDKKLHALDEDLAKIEAKLSAAVQEKTSLAANVACLKKQLLELTRSNELLKSKLSEDGVQKKMSSLCMELMKLRNMRDAKEKTALAKQENMEMKLQEMQRNLEHSKGKVAQLQEKLSATEREKVEEKSDIEKLLEYITELSSVAETAEKYKLEVAQMEETISKKDQDIEVLRNTLKAKEEESCKLMKELNERCQLLQQEKEKEASEAKEQFLSMNAEIEDLKKKIDLVEQEHQKLLQKHEEVISQLQQEKESSASMQQKLLEFEDEVTSERHLLEEELNGTMKELNKLHAKEKKAEKLVKRLEQEIKSQGLELAQMEKELKGKSAELEQIKAMHSSAVLKIQEEHSNTLQELGKITANFESYQKTSAEEICSFKLENSSLREEVANLKKVVQENLQLLQEAEYTKNKANEEYARMLLEVQTKLALKEAEMERTKESCLAQMTKLQEKLEEQTEDLKRELEAERSRKTISEDVTSSLNKEIKTWRKLYEDLHNKVKPFQQQLDAFEAEKNALLEEHGAAQEELNKLSHAYAKLLGHQNMKQKIKHVMKLKEDNAHLKQDVSKLRALLAKEKQTNRQLQEQLCAVQGVKRFDPSKAFQQDSKENIPPKTPLKEGNKNKV, translated from the exons ATGGCCGCCGCGCGCGCGCCGctccgccgccccccgccccgcgaTGGGAGCGCTG CACGTACTCCCCTGCAAGGATCCTGTAACGTGAAGCCATCAGGTGGAGTGGGAGGTTTGCTGTCCTCTGAAGCATGCCAGGGGGTCGGAAAACAGAAGA GCGAGACAAATCTGAGCAGCGAGAAGAGTGCACCCACCCCAGTGACTGCAAGGAGACTCACGTCTCTTGGATCAACG CCGGCTAATGGGATTGTGAAGAGTAAAAAAGATCTTATGcttatgaaagagaaaaagaaacagaaggcCCTGGAGAAGGAG ATTCGTGCATTAGTGAGAGAACGTGGAGAGCAGGATAAAAAACTACATGCTCTGGATGAAGATCTGGCTAAGATTGAAGCAAAGCTGAGTGCTGCAGTTCAGGAGAAAACCTCTCTTGCAGCAAATGTTGCATGCCTGAAGAAACAGCTTCTGGAGTTAACAAGAAGCAATGAGCTACTAAAATCAAAG CTGTCTGAAGATGGTGTGCAGAAGAAAATGAGCAGCTTGTGCATGGAGTTGATGAAGCTCAGAAACATGAGGGATGCTAAGGAAAAG actGCACTGGCAAAGCAGGAAAACATGGAAATGAAGCTGCAGGAAATGCAAAGGAATCTAGAGCATTCAAAAGGAAAAGTAGCACAGTTACAAGAAAAACT GTCTGCTACTGAGAGAGAGAAAGTTGAAGAGAAGTCTGACATTGAAAAACTCCTGGAATATATTACAGAGCTCAG TAGTGTTGCAGAAACAGCTGAGAAATACAAACTAGAAGTTGCCCAAATGGAAGAGACAATAAGTAAGAAAGACCAAGATATTGAGGTACTGAGGAATACTCTCAAAGCAAAAGAGGAAGAGTCATGTAAACTGATGAAAGAACTTAATGAGAGGTGTCAATTGCTTCAACAAGAGAAAG AGAAAGAGGCATCTGAGGCCAAAGAACAGTTCCTGAGTATGAATGCTGAAATAGaagacctgaaaaaaaaaattgatttggTGGAACAAGAACACCAAAAACTTCTTCAGAAACATGAGGAGGTAATCTCTCAGCTGCAGCAAGAGAAG GAGTCATCAGCATCAATGCAGCAGAAGTTACTAGAGTTTGAAGATGAAGTTACAAGTGAGAGACATCTTCTGGAAGAAGAGCTGAATGGTACCATGAAGGAGCTGAATAAATTGCATGcaaaggagaagaaagctgAAAAGCTGGTGAAGCGACTGGAACAAGAAATCAAATCTCAAGGTCTTGAACTTGCACAGATGGAAAAAGAGTTGAAAGG GAAGAGTGCAGAGCTGGAGCAAATCAAGGCAATGCATAGCAGTGCTGTATTGAAAATCCAAGAAGAGCACAGCAATACACTGCAGGAACTTGGAAAGATTACTGCCAACTTTGAAAG CTACCAGAAAACATCAGCTGAAGAAATTTGCAGTTTTAAACTGGAGAATTCTTCTCTGCGAGAAGAAGTTGCCAACCTAAAAAAAGTAGTCCAGGAGAATCTGCAGTTGCTTCAAGAAGCAGAATACactaaaaacaaagcaaatgaagAATATGCAAG GATGCTCTTAGAAGTCCAGACCAAGCTTGCACTAAAAGAAGCAGAAATGGAGCGAACAAAAGAGTCTTGCCTTGCACAAATGACTAAACTTCAAGAAAAGCTTGAGGAGCAAACTGAAGATCTGAAAAGAGAACTTGAAGCAGAAAGATCAAG GAAAACCATAAGTGAAGATGTGACCTCTAGCTTAAACAAAGAGATCAAGACCTGGCGTAAACTGTATGAAGATTTACATAACAAAGTTAAGCCTTTTCAG CAACAACTAGATGCTTTTGAAGCAGAGAAGAATGCTCTCTTGGAGGAGCATGGGGCAGCCCAAGAAGAACTGAATAAACTGAGTCATGCATATGCTAAACTGCTTGGCCACCAGAACATGAAGCAAAAAATCAAGCATGTTATGAAGCTGAAGGAAGACAATGCCCACCTGAAGCAG GATGTCTCAAAGCTGCGTGCATTGCTAGCCAAGGAGAAGCAAACCAACAGACAGCTTCAGGAGCAGCTGTGTGCAGTACAGGGCGTTAAGCGTTTTGATCCTTCCAAAGCTTTCCAGCAGGATAGCAAGGAAAATATTCCTCCAAAAACACCTTTAAAAGAAG GTAATAAAAACAAAGTTTGA